A stretch of Bos indicus x Bos taurus breed Angus x Brahman F1 hybrid chromosome 17, Bos_hybrid_MaternalHap_v2.0, whole genome shotgun sequence DNA encodes these proteins:
- the SEC14L2 gene encoding SEC14-like protein 2 isoform X3: MLRKHVEFRKQKDIDNIMSWQPPEVVQQYLSGGMCGYDLEGSPIWYDIIGPLDAKGLLLSASKQDLFKTKMRDCELLLQECVRQTEKMGKKIEATTLIYDCEGLGLKHLWKPAVEAYGEFLCMFEENYPETLKRLFIVKAPKLFPVAYNLVKPFLSEDTRKKIQVLGANWKEVLLKYISPDQLPVEYGGTMTDPDGNPKCKSKINYGGDIPKKYYVRDQVKQQYEHSVQISRGSSHQVEYEILFPGCVLRWQFMSDGSDIGFGIFLKTKVGERQRAGEMREVLPSQRYNAHLVPEDGSLTCSDPGIYVLRFDNTYSFIHAKKVSFTVEVLLPDKASEEKMQQLGAVTPK; encoded by the exons ATGCTCCGGAAG CACGTGGAGTTCCGGAAGCAAAAGGACATTGACAACATCATGAGCTGGCAGCCTCCAGAG GTGGTGCAGCAGTACCTGTCAGGGGGCATGTGCGGTTACGACTTGGAAGGCTCCCCCATCTGGTACGACATCATTGGTCCCCTGGACGCCAAGGGTCTGCTCCTCTCGGCCAGCAAGCAGGACTTGTTCAAGACCAAGATGCGGGACTGTGAGCTGCTGCTGCAGGAATGTGTCCGCCAGACCGAGAAG ATGGGGAAGAAGATAGAGGCCACCACCCTGATCTATGACTGCGAGGGCCTGGGTCTCAAGCATCTCTGGAAGCCGGCCGTGGAGGCCTACGGGGAG TTTCTTTGCATGTTTGAGGAAAATTATCCCGAAACGCTGAAGCGTCTTTTTATCGTTAAAG CCCCCAAGCTGTTCCCTGTGGCCTACAACCTCGTCAAACCCTTCCTGAGTGAGGACACTCGTAAGAAGATCCAGGTCTTGGGAG CAAACTGGAAGGAGGTTTTGCTGAAATATATCAGCCCTGACCAGTTGCCTGTGGAGTATGGGGGCACCATGACTGACCCTGATGGAAACCCCAAATGTAAATCCAAG ATCAACTACGGGGGTGACATCCCCAAGAAGTATTACGTGCGGGACCAGGTGAAGCAGCAGTATGAGCACAGTGTGCAGATTTCCCGGGGCTCCTCCCACCAAGTGGAGTATGAGATCCTCTTCCCGGGCTGTGTCCTCAG GTGGCAGTTCATGTCGGACGGTTCGGACATCGGTTTTGGGATTTTCCTGAAGACTAAGGTGGGGGAGCGGCAGCGGGCCGGGGAGATGAGGGAGGTGCTGCCCAGCCAGAGGTACAACGCCCACCTTGTGCCCGAGGACGGGAGCCTCACCTGCAGCGATCCTGGCATCT ATGTCCTGCGGTTTGACAACACCTACAGTTTCATTCACGCAAAGAAGGTCAGTTTCACCGTGGAGGTCCTGCTTCCAGACAAAGCCTCAGAAGAGAAGATGCAACAGTTGGGGGCAGTCACCCCAAAGTAA